The DNA sequence TAACTTTCCTATGGATAAAACAAGGACAAGGAGAGAGGGTTTAGTTCAATGCTTATTGCACGACAGTTGTGGGACAATAACATAAGGACTGTCCAACAGCCTGATCTCTATGTAAATGTATACTATTTGCTGCAGGCAGTCTCTTCAGAGATATGAATCAACCGGTATTTGTGTCAAAACCAGTATACTCCACAAAAGCAGCTTAGAGCTCACAGTTCATCCCCTTGGAATTCCAAGTCATGTTAGTATACATCCAGAGCCATATGTGACCGTTCATTCATCACCCCCGTATCCAAATTGTCAGATAACTTTGAATCACATCAGGAAACATGTGCATATGGAATGTTTGTCATTCACTCTGCTGTCACCTCTCcctgtttttcctgttcttttcatTTAGCATTCTGGCACTGTCCCATCACCAGACACAATCTGCCTGACTGTGCACATCTTCTGCGGGCTTCAGCCACCTCCAGCGTTTAGCAACCCCTCAGCTATGGGGAATGCCTGCTGCCCACCCACGAGGTACCTATCCCCAGCCGATCGCTACCTCTCTTTTGTATTCATCCTGCAGGTATGAAATTACAGCTCTCAGTTTGGCAATGATTAGAAACTGcagctggcttttaaaattctgaaagaatGACTCCAAAGGAAGGTCACATAACAAAGTAAGTTAGGAAAGCTCACAAAGGTGATGGACTCGTTCCACCTTTTGAAAAATCCTCTCATTTTAACTGTGCAGTCAGCAATTTTACTGACAGGCCAATATGATTCTGGAGACAGAGAGCCCCCACAAGCATGGAGAATAGTGATGACTGGAGACTATCGGTGTAAGAGATGCCAATTAGCCATGTGGCTCCCCTGTCCAACAAGCCACTTCTATAACCAATTTGCCCAGCATCCATCAACCCTGAATGACCTGTGTGCATTGCCCACCTACAAACACCTCTCTAGTCTTCtgttttcatcctctttttcctgctcttctcctgtGTTCACTTTTCACCCCTCGTACACATCAGTATGGGCCTTTCTTTGGCAGCCTTACTTGATGTAGAAGAATAAAAACTAAACTAAAGCTAAATGGAATGTTTGATGATAGTGCATTGGCTTCCTACCGGGCCATTTCCTTGGTCTCTTGCCGTGCTGAGGCCATTTTAATCATGTCCTTCAGAAGGGGAATCCCACCTTCTTTGATCAGCAGTGGGCAGTACTTGtcagctgcagagaaaagaacaaaacaggtCCTTGTGAACCTTCACAGGAGCGGTATTAaagggtggcaggaggggaaggagaaactTGTGGCCTGAGAAGCcacaaaacttttcttttttatggagccagccagcctgctAGGGGTGCCCTGGCTGTGAAAACAACAGACACAAAATGGCTGAGAACATAAGAGCATGGCCAGAAGGATTGAAGGAATTTCCTACACACTAACTCTCAttggtttttgtttggctgTGCTGCCTGGACATTCCTGCATCATTCAAAGAAGGTTCTCTCTACCTACATAGCTAAGCTGGGAAGATTTTTTCAGCTAAGAGGCTCAGATCCACACCCTCAACTTTTACAGCGCGGTGGATGTGATTTCAAAAAGGGAACTTACGGTAGACAGAGACCAGGTTATACAGTGCCCAGGTAGCCCAGTGCTGGCTGACAGGGGAGATCCCTTGTGGAAGAAGTCGAAGGATTGGTTCAAATGACCTGCACAGAAATATTGCAGAAGTTGTTAAAAATCCAAGAGCTGCTACTTTCAGCACCTTTGCCACTCAAAGCAATACAAACTCTGTGCTCATAGATACCATAGGAGTAAATCCATTGGCATGTCAAAGATGCTGGCATCAAAGACTAAGTCCGTGTCACACAGCAACACTGGCAGGCTTACAGGCCCCACCACTTTAGCATAAGCATGCTGCTCAGATAAATAGCTGCAACAAATGCAACTGAGTCGAAGAACTGATTTCCATCCGCTGTCAGTCATTTTGTCATGACAGCTGAAGCCCAGCAGCACTGATCTTTCTGCAGAGGGACCAAAGCAAACTTACACCCAGCCAAAGCTGGCTGCTCAAGTGCAAAGGTTGCTGTGTTTCTTCTGACAACAGTGATGTGTCTATGCTGTAGCTCAGGCACTGGAATGCCATTTGTTCTGGATCCCTGCCACGCACTATGGGAATACAGAGTACCTGATACCCTCTTACAGGAAGGGCTTTGGAGGATTCCACCAGTTGTATTAACCCTTGAAGGAATTTCTGGGAACTGTGTCTAAATATCCcgcagagaagagagaaagctaCAGCAATCTGTGTGCCTTTCAGAAGCAAACAGACTTAAAGAGGTGCAAAGGAGAGCAGTCTCAGAGGAAAATGCTTAGGCAGTCCCAGATAGTCAGATTATGGGTTTCCTGAACTACGCAATTTTAccagaaatgcaagaaaaattctGTTGGGCTCCCACCCTTCTCCCATAGGAATTGCCAGGCAAGATGTCTGTGTAACATGCTTCAAAGGAAGATATAAAACCCTCACTAAAGAATATGTCCCTGAGAATGTTTCTCCTTCATCCGGAACAGAGCCTCCATGCTGGACTAtacctcttctcttttctctgttgctGCTCGCTTCCTGTGACAATCCTGGCTCCTAGGTGAGTGGGCCAAACTTTTCTATTCCTCACCTGTAATTGATATTTCTCCTGGAGTTGATATCCCAGCTCTGGATGGCTGCCCACATCCTCTTTACAACTTCCTCTCGGTGGGGCTCGCATATACCCCAAGCCTCTGGACCATCAAACATGATATGGGAGAGCACACCACAGGCATTATAGGATACCTCAATCCCATCTGctttgctctccagcaggtTGCTGCCaagagagaagagatcatttAGAGGTGCTGACGCACCAAAGGTTTAAAAGTCTCCAGGTGATTCAGGAGCAGAGCTCCAGAGTGTtcaccctgccccagcccagctgtTCGTTAGCCAGGCACTCACCTGAACACACTGATGAACTGGGAGGTCATGAGCTGCGGGCGGAGCTCCTTCACCTCTGCTACATTGCCCAGGAGGCCCAGCATGTTGCGATGCAGCTCCTGTTTCTCTGGGAATTCCTAAGCAAGTAAAGAAGAGGATTAAACAAAAGTAGGGCTATGGTGATGCTGAGAACAAGCAACCCTGGAGAAAGATTGTACAGCATGTCTAGAAAGGCTGAGCATTTTTGGGTAGTCAGCAACGGTTCTTTAGCAGATGCCAAATGGGATCTCTAGTGTTCAAGATACAAGTGAAATGAGAGACTGGAGGCCAGGGCCCACTACTCGCTGCTGGTCTACTTAAGGGGGACTGTGTACCAGatggggaaagaggaaggtGTGTTGAGTGTAAGTTTCTCTGTTCTTCTACTGGTTGAGTGGATGGatgtgagaaagaagaaagcatgcaagctttttcttttctgttctgtttttcttttctgtttgtgcaaCAAGTACTGCTTATAGATTAGTATAGCCAGGGATCCTGCCCAGGCACCTGGATCTCCACTGCTAATGTCAGCATTTCTCCGGAGGAAACCAGACATACTTACTTTCAAGCACTCCAAGAACAGTTTCATGCCACTGTAGTTAAGGAACATCTCACAGTTATCAGGGGTCTCATCAGTGATGTTCCAGAGGGCACTCCAGGAGAATTCCATCACCTGATCACACTACAGAGCCGAAGAGAAAGGGACAGAAACAGATCTTCACTAACGTGGGAGCCCAGTGCAAACCAACTACTTGTGTTTCCTCTCTGGTATCACCCTAGATGGCTCCAGAGGTAAGACAACCTTGTTATTCACTTTCAACTTGTCAGCaagtaggtttttttgtttaatatttttccctccctgtCACATGCCCCCACTCCTGCAGCACTAGCCGAGATCTCATTTGGTAGAGAAGCTGAGCTGGCACTCTGGACTGATCTCCATGCCTAAGTCAGACTGAAGAGAAAATACTCTGTACATTTTGGGGGGAAACACTCACCGTTTTATCAGCCAGCTTCTTCTGAATCAACTTTAGCATTGTCTgtgggcagaggaaggggaagagtgAGAACAGTTAAAAGAATCACAGAGCTAAAACTAGCAGCTGTAGTACTGCAGGGCTGGCTACAGCCAATTTGCAGGCATATGTAATTTTGATCCTTTGTAGAGAACCTACTTggtatctctctctctaaaCCAGTGGGACTGGGTTATGTTCAATGTTGCAAGTATTCACAGAGCTGAAGTATGCCACGGTCCCCAAGCTGTTGAGTTTGCAGTCAAGTCCGTTTTGATCTGTATGACAGAGCCTGGAATGTGGTATAACTGCACTGAAGCAGTGGCCTCCGCAGCTCTTTGAAAACATGAGGGGTATGGGTTGACATGAGTTGGGAAGCTGATGCAAGCTCGGGGAGATGCAGAAGGAGCTAGTCACAAGGTGGTACCAGTTCTGGAAATGATATGGTGTGGtgaagagaagagggaaggtGTAAGGTCAGGCTGCTTCCCTGCTGTTACAGGCAGCCTATCTCTGAGATCATGACTTCCAGTGCTGGCAAGCCAGTAAAAGATGTCACATGGAGGGATAGGTTCCAGGAGATGTTAGCATTGCTGGGACATTAGTTCCCTCCCGTGCTACTGTAAGGTTGGATGGGTTTGGTGGACCACTGCAAGGGAATTGTGCTAGCCTGGGTTAAGGGTAAGTAGACACCTTGGGACCATACCAACCATGACAAACCCCATCTTGCCCACGGCTTCTTTATGATCGTTGTCCACCTGGCAGACCAGAGCGTTGCAGAGGTGCACAGCAATGCGCTGAATAGACTCATCCTGACGGCTCTGGTTGAGGATGTTCAGCAGCAGCTCGTTGACTCGGCGGTACTGGAACTCCAGCTCCTCAGGAATGCTGAAGTTACACAGTGTCAGGCAGCAGTTTCGCTGTACCTGGgtcaaaaggaaggaaatgctgGGCCAGGTAGCTAAGAAAACATGGACCCCATCACCTCACGTTCCTTTGCTGCTTGGTACTGAAACCATCTTCTTGCTTGACTACAACCACTAAAATTTCTGCTACCCTCCTATCTAGCATTCTGCTTTAGCCATGCTCTATCAGTAtcctcttctctctcactcTAGTCTCACGTGGCCACACAATCACCCAAAGCCCATCACTTTCCAAGCCAGTTCATTGCTGCCTGTAACTCTCTACGCAGCAGTCACCGTTCTGCAACCCAGTGGCATCGTAATGTACAATGTCAGCCAGCTTCCAATACAGTCTATCGGGataatgtttctttctgttgactCAACATGCCCAACACCCACACTCTTTTCACCCCACAGTCAGTGCTGGACATCTATGCTGTGTGTTGTACACACCCTTTGACCACTGTAATCAGATAAAAAGGAGCCTTGCTATCATCACTTTCTTCCCCTTGCCGTGGAGAACATTGCGTGGGTAAGGAGCACCCTGCATGTAATCCCCATCACTGAGTGAAGGCAAGGAGCAGATCTGGGCAATAACCTCTCTGGTGTCTGCCTTGGCTCACATCCTGTAGGCTTAGAAGACCCAGATGCTAACACCAGGCTAAAGACTTAAGGGAAGGAGGACCATGGGAGCCAAAGGAGGCTGGGCTGCTCTTACTGTGACTTCCTGGTAGGACTCCATGCCATTCAGCACCACCTGGATGACCTGGCGCCGCAACTTTACACTCTGCTCCATGCGGTACTCGGAGTTGGTCAGGTAGAACAGCGCCGCGCTGCCTGTCACCTGGATGTTTTTGTCATCCTTGTGGCACTTGAGGGCTGTGATCACCAGCTGCGGAGAAGCAACATGAAACTTCAGTGCCGCTGACTTGCTGTTGAGTCTTGGAGTGACTGTTATGGCTGTGTGGGGCAAAGACTGTACAAGCCTGCGAGGAATGTATGGCCCGGGCATCGCAGGAACATGCTTATGAAATGAAGGTACCCAGTTCCACTGCACTACTGGAACTTTCTCCAGAATGGGGAGAAAAGACTGGCACTGCAAAATTTCCCTTGTGCGGTGCATGGGGCTTACCTGAAGAGCTcgcagcagctggctgcagcgTTCGATACGGGCAATGTCAAAAAGGAGGTTGATGGCCCGGGAAGTGATTTCTGGCCGGTGTTCAGTGTAAGCCTCAATAGCATTCAGGACTTGCTCTTCGTTCTTGTCTCCACTCACCTGGCACGGAGGAACAAGACGAGTCAGGGAAGAAATGATGAAGAAGGAAAACTAACATGAGAAAGGAACTCCGAGGGTAGATCTGGAAGGTCGAAGGGTACAgcttccctctgccctgctAGTAGGATTAGGCCCAGGGTGAGAGCAAAGAGGTTGCGTCACTTCTCAGCCCAGAGGGACAAGAAATGGCACCTTTGGGGCAGGAGGATGCTATTCACAAGCAAGACTCCTATTGTCTTAAATACTTTTCTTGTAGTCACAG is a window from the Gavia stellata isolate bGavSte3 chromosome 24, bGavSte3.hap2, whole genome shotgun sequence genome containing:
- the ZER1 gene encoding protein zer-1 homolog, with the protein product MASDSPESLMTLCTDYCLRNLEGTLCYLLDNETLRLHPDIFLPSEICDKLVNEYVELVKTDSIFEPHESFFTLFSDPRSTRLARIHLREQIVQDQDLEAIRKQDLVELYLTNCEKLTAKSLQTLVSFSHTLISLSLFGCCNIFYEEENPGGCEDDCLVNPTRQVLVKDFTFEGFSRLRFLNLGRLIEGVNVETLLRPLASLAALDLSGIQLNDVGFLTQWKDSLVSLVLYNMDLSEEHIQVIAQLRKLRHLDISRDHLSSYYKFKLTRRVLNLFVENLVNLTSLDISGHTMLENCTIPSMEEKMGQTSIEPAKSSIAPFRGLKRPLQFLGLFETSLCRLMHIPAYKVSGDKNEEQVLNAIEAYTEHRPEITSRAINLLFDIARIERCSQLLRALQLVITALKCHKDDKNIQVTGSAALFYLTNSEYRMEQSVKLRRQVIQVVLNGMESYQEVTVQRNCCLTLCNFSIPEELEFQYRRVNELLLNILNQSRQDESIQRIAVHLCNALVCQVDNDHKEAVGKMGFVMTMLKLIQKKLADKTCDQVMEFSWSALWNITDETPDNCEMFLNYSGMKLFLECLKEFPEKQELHRNMLGLLGNVAEVKELRPQLMTSQFISVFSNLLESKADGIEVSYNACGVLSHIMFDGPEAWGICEPHREEVVKRMWAAIQSWDINSRRNINYRSFEPILRLLPQGISPVSQHWATWALYNLVSVYPDKYCPLLIKEGGIPLLKDMIKMASARQETKEMARKVIEHCSNFKEENMDTSR